One part of the Augochlora pura isolate Apur16 chromosome 3, APUR_v2.2.1, whole genome shotgun sequence genome encodes these proteins:
- the LOC144478601 gene encoding uncharacterized protein LOC144478601 isoform X2, which translates to MGPAYVYCIVAVLAMIFATTEAGDMLRKSIVFDKNTPDVFYCPQQKPTGFEKMIVNAKPLSKLCQFEGKPIPPDYKSDCYNDVDETEYACKEKYRIMMRLHPPGSVTPYNGSRLSRFLAVDKDIQKHKNQI; encoded by the exons ATGATCTTCGCGACGACGGAGGCTGGCGATATGCTGCGCAAAAGCATTGTCTTTGACAAGAACACGCCAGACGTGTTCTACTGTCCGCAACAAAAGCCGACGGGCTTCGAGAAGATGATAGTGAATGCGAAACCGTTGTCCAAACTCTGCCAGTTCGAGGGGAAACCGATACCGCCAGACTATAAAAGCGATTGCTACAATGATGTGGACGAGACCGAGTACGCTTGCAAAGAAAAGTACAGGATCATG ATGAGGTTGCATCCACCCGGGAGTGTCACCCCATACAATGGATCACGTTTGTCGAGGTTTCTAGCTGTTGACAAAGACATACAGAAacacaaaaatcaaatttag
- the LOC144478598 gene encoding uncharacterized protein LOC144478598 isoform X2, which produces MLKRNRKRKLEREEQTMVDWEQENFFPDTIRNEMESMWEIPQIFHFLHLAREALNIPHLSMYEMERMLLIPRASKQLANIMTSLLSSPVTKAKLRKIPPMPYEFWTNILAYKMKTWFKVYEGKRRDAVKVLETIGVEPEFWNIFPDAPLLNGKDFEELSFRQKVWLLKTVCDTVMHTRKTVQEEVTKQPWEDQFETLLGTDRYGTRYIYFPQFLKTDLRVYRHSLDNTILSTVKPMKTEGKSHPDNKLANQVDVMWNKTKQRKRKARWSNGLPPKSKKKVNKYGRKDLNDCECISDSARDSLINEDTNLSSTSTCSNNNNSNSNNNNINLDIINGKRSRSLSKCSEMSVESDKLQCKNFKSTSGYDTSSSMGTVSDRRSSQKMFKGFSSGSKDKCNINIISNILSDLKADEIVENKMDKAGESVSSGGVLGMDSPSQQYLESIDQYIDKRESLNNSSKTDDEKLHEIVSVKCLDIGNQNSSDFHITTTSKSDDEKLNEIKGITERTKECLAVEDTKKEVIKQNGHREGDGSNNLVEKVPVKGSSSKNDEIDSEDDKDLSLSELRSRLQKEAMEEDFSMDEESEKEYNLRDTKNMNTDVWKKKVQNFNEMLSDLSVSNFQLIADSVSSFRDLISTMSQKCGDLTADTKGDNESAHPCELKLLRKMTELLTSLEEMESVLHDSTKKARGKLQKEWTNFKEGVEDQDSSGEGLGSNWWVLGSQGCPLPTPGDATIQTLPQPTLSSAGPKKTTNKDYNEESVNIAEPSKIEHEECKERQGTDPDDESHNYNSEKNEEQGNQATGDEKEEISEEEEQQNRRVLRARGISSYTEQFYSDDEIEEKELEEWADVEAVYAAPSTQIGSSIAHFAAKTKQSDDRTNEEDSDQDWILPSSRKRKNKRPSANRRLKSFQQKLQSIKVDELQEAAESVTVAPSVDKEKDQVKSQEISVSQPKNLEELASCPPPMNDSTESSENITVHDPKETVPSAETTCKIENIESVHSELDIKDEGPIYDYPPHHLNNSYPPSINPNYVMVKTESNTMNYYVMQSNMVPPQTLIHPPGSLVSNVVPSMPPGYYMQGGQNYIIQNPQSGYVPAQAFQPQGPQMLTPQQFVGQPGYLPYMMTAAQPQRGYMTSNPQLLNQGIPQNPSNMMPSNQPMLNRPPQIRYPPLRQTHPHPNGAVIRSNMPIRGNSPRAGFPRAKMMQQQRGMPVKTQKLRKQNVVAENPGQKTTSLIVLSDSDDEIEMIITEKTGPEADMNRTKTVPRRNQVQKNPTVTSDMSVSKPKSAIPPQIMQRMSQGGISITPVKPAQPVQNASTQLVVVVNETGSHYALALPNGSKLILTPEQVAQIRASNGGKLIL; this is translated from the exons atgttgaagAGGAATCGAAAACGAAAGTTGGAGAGGGAGGAGCAAACGATGGTCGACTGGGAGCAggaaaatttttttccagatacaataagaaatgaaatggaatCCATGTGGGAg ATCCCGcagatatttcattttcttcactTAGCAAGGGAAGCATTAAATATACCTCATTTATCTATGTACGAGATGGAACGTATGTTATTAATACCAAGGGCTTCAAAACAGTTGGCAAATATCATGACTTCCTTGCTGAG CTCCCCTGTCACTAAAGCAAAGTTGAGGAAAATACCACCTATGCCATATGAGTTCTGGACAAACATCTTGGCTTACAAGATGAAAACTTGGTTCAAGGTTTATGAAGGGAAACGTAGGGATGCCGTGAAG GTTCTAGAAACCATTGGTGTTGAACCAGAATTCTGGAATATTTTCCCAGATGCTCCTTTGTTAAATGGTAAAGACTTTGAGGAGCTGAGTTTCAGACAAAAAGTTTGGCTTCTAAAAACAGTCTGTGATACGGTCATG CATACTCGGAAAACTGTACAAGAAGAAGTAACTAAGCAGCCATGGGAGGATCAGTTCGAGACGCTTCTGGGCACCGATCGTTACGGAACAAGATATATTTACTTTCCACAATTTCTTAAGACCGATCTGAGGGTTTACAGGCACAGCTTGGATAACACAATTCTGTCAACAGTTAAA CCTATGAAGACAGAAGGAAAGTCACATCCGGATAACAAACTAGCAAATCAGGTTGATGTAATGTGGAACAAAACCAAacagaggaaaagaaaagcaCGGTGGAGCAATGGTTTACCTCCAAAGTCAAAGAAGAAGGTAAACAAATATGGTAGGAAGGACCTGAATGACTGCGAGTGCATTAGTGATAGTGCGAGGGACTCCTTGATAAACGAAGATACAAATCTGAGTAGTACAAGCAcctgtagtaataataacaatagtaatagtaataacaataacattaatttagaCATAATAAACGGGAAAAGGTCGAGAAGTTTATCAAAGTGCTCGGAAATGAGCGTGGAGTCCGATAAATTGCagtgtaaaaatttcaagtcGACGAGCGGTTACGATACAAGTAGTTCTATGGGAACCGTTTCCGACAGAAGGTCGTCTCAGAAAATGTTCAAAGGTTTCTCGAGCGGTAGCAaagataaatgtaatataaatattattagtaatatattgaGTGACCTAAAGGCGGACgaaatcgtagaaaataaaatggacaAGGCCGGCGAATCAGTATCTTCTGGGGGCGTGTTAGGAATGGACTCGCCGTCGCAACAGTATTTAGAATCTATTGACCAGTACATAGACAAACGCGAGTCCctaaataattcatcgaaaaCGGACGACGAGAAATTACATGAAATTGTTAGTGTAAAGTGTCTAGATATTGGCAACCAAAATTCTAGTGATTTTCATATAACAACCACGTCGAAATCcgacgatgaaaaattaaacgaaattaagGGTATCACAGAAAGGACTAAAGAGTGTCTTGCGGTGGAAGATACTAAGAAGGAAGTTATCAAACAGAACGGACACCGAGAAGGCGATGGATCAAATAACTTGGTTGAAAAAGTGCCGGTAAAGGGTAGTAGTAgcaaaaatgatgaaatagaCTCGGAGGACGATAAAGACCTTTCACTGAGCGAGCTGAGATCTAGATTGCAGAAAGAAGCGATGGAAGAAGACTTCTCCATGGACGaggaaagcgagaaagagtATAATCTTAGAGATACGAAGAATATGAACACAGATGTCTGGAAAAAGAAAGTGCAAAATTTCAACGAGATGCTGTCCGATCTCAGCGTTTCCAATTTTCAACTTATAGCCGATAGCGTTAGCTCGTTCAGGGATCTCATATCTACCATGTCACAGAAGTGTGGTGATCTAACTGCTGACACTAAAGGCGat AACGAATCCGCGCATCCTTGTGAATTGAAACTGCTTAGGAAAATGACTGAATTATTGACTTCTTTGGAGGAAATGGAATCTGTCTTACACGATTCAACAAAGAAAGCTAGAGGGAAACTGCAGAAAGAATGGACGAACTTCAAAGAAGG TGTGGAGGATCAGGACTCATCTGGGGAGGGTCTCGGCTCTAATTGGTGGGTTCTTGGATCGCAGGGCTGTCCACTGCCAACACCCGGAGACGCAACGATACAAACGTTACCGCAGCCTACCTTATCCTCAGCTGGCCCCAAAAAGACCACCAACAAGGATTACAACGAAGAGAGCGTCAACATCGCAGAACCGTCCAAAATCGAACACGAAGAATGCAAAGAGCGTCAGGGTACAGACCCTGATGACGAATCGCACAACTACAACTCCGAAAAAAACGAAGAGCAGGGAAATCAAGCAACCGGAGACGAAAAAGAGGAAATCAGCGAGGAAGAAG AACAACAAAATCGAAGAGTCCTTCGAGCTCGCGGCATCTCCTCGTACACAGAACAGTTTTACTCAGACGATGAGATCGAGGAGAAAGAGTTGGAAGAATGGGCCGATGTTGAGGCAGTGTATGCGGCTCCCAGCACACAGATCGGTTCATCCATTGCACACTTTGCTGCGAAGACCAAACAATCTGACGACCGTACCAACGAAGAGGACTCAGACCAAGATTGGATTCTACCGAGCTCTcgcaaaaggaaaaataaacgtCCGT CTGCCAATAGAAGACTGAAATCGTTCCAGCAAAAGTTACAAAGCATCAAGGTCGACGAGCTACAAGAAGCGGCTGAATCTGTGACGGTCGCTCCTTCAGTagacaaagagaaagatcAAGTTAAAAGTCAAGAAATTTCGGTTAGTCAGCCAAAGAATCTAGAAGAACTAGCATCGTGTCCCCCTCCGATGAACGATTCCACAGAAAGTTCCGAGAATATAACAGTGCATGATCCTAAAGAAACAGTGCCTTCCGCGGAGACAACTTGCAAAATCGAAAACATTGAAAGCGTGCATTCAGAGTTGGACATCAAAGACGAGGGTCCGATCTACGACTATCCGCCACACCACCTTAACAATAGCTATCCCCCAAGCATCAATCCGAACTACGTGATGGTCAAGACAGAATCCAACACGATGAACTACTATGTAATGCAGTCAAACATGGTACCACCACAGACTCTGATACATCCCCCTGGTTCATTAGTATCGAACGTCGTGCCATCCATGCCACCAGGATATTATATGCAAGGTGGTCAgaattacataattcaaaatcCACAATCCGGGTATGTTCCCGCTCAAGCGTTTCAACCCCAAGGACCTCAAATGCTAACACCTCAACAGTTCGTAGGTCAGCCTGGCTACTTACCATACATGATGACAGCAGCGCAGCCCCAGCGTGGTTACATGACCAGCAATCCTCAACTTCTAAATCAAGGAATACCTCAAAACCCTTCGAATATGATGCCTTCTAACCAACCTATGTTAAATAGGCCTCCTCAGATTAGGTATCCACCGCTGAGGCAAACTCATCCGCACCCTAATGGCGCGGTAATTAGAAGCAACATGCCAATCAGAGGAAACTCTCCGCGAGCCGGTTTCCCTAGAGCAAAAATGATGCAACAGCAACGCGGTATGCCAGTGAAAACTCAGAAGTTACGAAAACAGAACGTTGTCGCAGAAAACCCCGGCCAGAAAACAACATCCTTGATCGTCCTCAGCGATAGTGACGATGAGATTGAAATGATTATCACCGAAAAAACGGGTCCTGAAGCGGATATGAACAGGACGAAAACGGTACCTCGGAGAAATCAAGTGCAGAAGAATCCAACCGTTACCTCAGATATGTCTGTCTCTAAACCAAAGAGTGCCATTCCTCCGCAAATAATGCAACGCATGAGTCAAGGGGGCATCTCGATTACGCCTGTAAAACCCGCGCAGCCGGTTCAAAACGCAAGCACACAGTTGGTAGTGGTTGTGAACGAAACTGGAAGCCATTATGCCTTAGCACTGCCTAACGGAAGCAAACTCATTCTCACCCCTGAACAAGTGGCCCAAATCAGAGCTTCGAATggtggaaaattgattttgtaa
- the LOC144478598 gene encoding uncharacterized protein LOC144478598 isoform X1 — protein sequence MLKRNRKRKLEREEQTMVDWEQENFFPDTIRNEMESMWEIPQIFHFLHLAREALNIPHLSMYEMERMLLIPRASKQLANIMTSLLSSPVTKAKLRKIPPMPYEFWTNILAYKMKTWFKVYEGKRRDAVKVLETIGVEPEFWNIFPDAPLLNGKDFEELSFRQKVWLLKTVCDTVMHTRKTVQEEVTKQPWEDQFETLLGTDRYGTRYIYFPQFLKTDLRVYRHSLDNTILSTVKPMKTEGKSHPDNKLANQVDVMWNKTKQRKRKARWSNGLPPKSKKKVNKYGRKDLNDCECISDSARDSLINEDTNLSSTSTCSNNNNSNSNNNNINLDIINGKRSRSLSKCSEMSVESDKLQCKNFKSTSGYDTSSSMGTVSDRRSSQKMFKGFSSGSKDKCNINIISNILSDLKADEIVENKMDKAGESVSSGGVLGMDSPSQQYLESIDQYIDKRESLNNSSKTDDEKLHEIVSVKCLDIGNQNSSDFHITTTSKSDDEKLNEIKGITERTKECLAVEDTKKEVIKQNGHREGDGSNNLVEKVPVKGSSSKNDEIDSEDDKDLSLSELRSRLQKEAMEEDFSMDEESEKEYNLRDTKNMNTDVWKKKVQNFNEMLSDLSVSNFQLIADSVSSFRDLISTMSQKCGDLTADTKGDNESAHPCELKLLRKMTELLTSLEEMESVLHDSTKKARGKLQKEWTNFKEGSVEDQDSSGEGLGSNWWVLGSQGCPLPTPGDATIQTLPQPTLSSAGPKKTTNKDYNEESVNIAEPSKIEHEECKERQGTDPDDESHNYNSEKNEEQGNQATGDEKEEISEEEEQQNRRVLRARGISSYTEQFYSDDEIEEKELEEWADVEAVYAAPSTQIGSSIAHFAAKTKQSDDRTNEEDSDQDWILPSSRKRKNKRPSANRRLKSFQQKLQSIKVDELQEAAESVTVAPSVDKEKDQVKSQEISVSQPKNLEELASCPPPMNDSTESSENITVHDPKETVPSAETTCKIENIESVHSELDIKDEGPIYDYPPHHLNNSYPPSINPNYVMVKTESNTMNYYVMQSNMVPPQTLIHPPGSLVSNVVPSMPPGYYMQGGQNYIIQNPQSGYVPAQAFQPQGPQMLTPQQFVGQPGYLPYMMTAAQPQRGYMTSNPQLLNQGIPQNPSNMMPSNQPMLNRPPQIRYPPLRQTHPHPNGAVIRSNMPIRGNSPRAGFPRAKMMQQQRGMPVKTQKLRKQNVVAENPGQKTTSLIVLSDSDDEIEMIITEKTGPEADMNRTKTVPRRNQVQKNPTVTSDMSVSKPKSAIPPQIMQRMSQGGISITPVKPAQPVQNASTQLVVVVNETGSHYALALPNGSKLILTPEQVAQIRASNGGKLIL from the exons atgttgaagAGGAATCGAAAACGAAAGTTGGAGAGGGAGGAGCAAACGATGGTCGACTGGGAGCAggaaaatttttttccagatacaataagaaatgaaatggaatCCATGTGGGAg ATCCCGcagatatttcattttcttcactTAGCAAGGGAAGCATTAAATATACCTCATTTATCTATGTACGAGATGGAACGTATGTTATTAATACCAAGGGCTTCAAAACAGTTGGCAAATATCATGACTTCCTTGCTGAG CTCCCCTGTCACTAAAGCAAAGTTGAGGAAAATACCACCTATGCCATATGAGTTCTGGACAAACATCTTGGCTTACAAGATGAAAACTTGGTTCAAGGTTTATGAAGGGAAACGTAGGGATGCCGTGAAG GTTCTAGAAACCATTGGTGTTGAACCAGAATTCTGGAATATTTTCCCAGATGCTCCTTTGTTAAATGGTAAAGACTTTGAGGAGCTGAGTTTCAGACAAAAAGTTTGGCTTCTAAAAACAGTCTGTGATACGGTCATG CATACTCGGAAAACTGTACAAGAAGAAGTAACTAAGCAGCCATGGGAGGATCAGTTCGAGACGCTTCTGGGCACCGATCGTTACGGAACAAGATATATTTACTTTCCACAATTTCTTAAGACCGATCTGAGGGTTTACAGGCACAGCTTGGATAACACAATTCTGTCAACAGTTAAA CCTATGAAGACAGAAGGAAAGTCACATCCGGATAACAAACTAGCAAATCAGGTTGATGTAATGTGGAACAAAACCAAacagaggaaaagaaaagcaCGGTGGAGCAATGGTTTACCTCCAAAGTCAAAGAAGAAGGTAAACAAATATGGTAGGAAGGACCTGAATGACTGCGAGTGCATTAGTGATAGTGCGAGGGACTCCTTGATAAACGAAGATACAAATCTGAGTAGTACAAGCAcctgtagtaataataacaatagtaatagtaataacaataacattaatttagaCATAATAAACGGGAAAAGGTCGAGAAGTTTATCAAAGTGCTCGGAAATGAGCGTGGAGTCCGATAAATTGCagtgtaaaaatttcaagtcGACGAGCGGTTACGATACAAGTAGTTCTATGGGAACCGTTTCCGACAGAAGGTCGTCTCAGAAAATGTTCAAAGGTTTCTCGAGCGGTAGCAaagataaatgtaatataaatattattagtaatatattgaGTGACCTAAAGGCGGACgaaatcgtagaaaataaaatggacaAGGCCGGCGAATCAGTATCTTCTGGGGGCGTGTTAGGAATGGACTCGCCGTCGCAACAGTATTTAGAATCTATTGACCAGTACATAGACAAACGCGAGTCCctaaataattcatcgaaaaCGGACGACGAGAAATTACATGAAATTGTTAGTGTAAAGTGTCTAGATATTGGCAACCAAAATTCTAGTGATTTTCATATAACAACCACGTCGAAATCcgacgatgaaaaattaaacgaaattaagGGTATCACAGAAAGGACTAAAGAGTGTCTTGCGGTGGAAGATACTAAGAAGGAAGTTATCAAACAGAACGGACACCGAGAAGGCGATGGATCAAATAACTTGGTTGAAAAAGTGCCGGTAAAGGGTAGTAGTAgcaaaaatgatgaaatagaCTCGGAGGACGATAAAGACCTTTCACTGAGCGAGCTGAGATCTAGATTGCAGAAAGAAGCGATGGAAGAAGACTTCTCCATGGACGaggaaagcgagaaagagtATAATCTTAGAGATACGAAGAATATGAACACAGATGTCTGGAAAAAGAAAGTGCAAAATTTCAACGAGATGCTGTCCGATCTCAGCGTTTCCAATTTTCAACTTATAGCCGATAGCGTTAGCTCGTTCAGGGATCTCATATCTACCATGTCACAGAAGTGTGGTGATCTAACTGCTGACACTAAAGGCGat AACGAATCCGCGCATCCTTGTGAATTGAAACTGCTTAGGAAAATGACTGAATTATTGACTTCTTTGGAGGAAATGGAATCTGTCTTACACGATTCAACAAAGAAAGCTAGAGGGAAACTGCAGAAAGAATGGACGAACTTCAAAGAAGG CAGTGTGGAGGATCAGGACTCATCTGGGGAGGGTCTCGGCTCTAATTGGTGGGTTCTTGGATCGCAGGGCTGTCCACTGCCAACACCCGGAGACGCAACGATACAAACGTTACCGCAGCCTACCTTATCCTCAGCTGGCCCCAAAAAGACCACCAACAAGGATTACAACGAAGAGAGCGTCAACATCGCAGAACCGTCCAAAATCGAACACGAAGAATGCAAAGAGCGTCAGGGTACAGACCCTGATGACGAATCGCACAACTACAACTCCGAAAAAAACGAAGAGCAGGGAAATCAAGCAACCGGAGACGAAAAAGAGGAAATCAGCGAGGAAGAAG AACAACAAAATCGAAGAGTCCTTCGAGCTCGCGGCATCTCCTCGTACACAGAACAGTTTTACTCAGACGATGAGATCGAGGAGAAAGAGTTGGAAGAATGGGCCGATGTTGAGGCAGTGTATGCGGCTCCCAGCACACAGATCGGTTCATCCATTGCACACTTTGCTGCGAAGACCAAACAATCTGACGACCGTACCAACGAAGAGGACTCAGACCAAGATTGGATTCTACCGAGCTCTcgcaaaaggaaaaataaacgtCCGT CTGCCAATAGAAGACTGAAATCGTTCCAGCAAAAGTTACAAAGCATCAAGGTCGACGAGCTACAAGAAGCGGCTGAATCTGTGACGGTCGCTCCTTCAGTagacaaagagaaagatcAAGTTAAAAGTCAAGAAATTTCGGTTAGTCAGCCAAAGAATCTAGAAGAACTAGCATCGTGTCCCCCTCCGATGAACGATTCCACAGAAAGTTCCGAGAATATAACAGTGCATGATCCTAAAGAAACAGTGCCTTCCGCGGAGACAACTTGCAAAATCGAAAACATTGAAAGCGTGCATTCAGAGTTGGACATCAAAGACGAGGGTCCGATCTACGACTATCCGCCACACCACCTTAACAATAGCTATCCCCCAAGCATCAATCCGAACTACGTGATGGTCAAGACAGAATCCAACACGATGAACTACTATGTAATGCAGTCAAACATGGTACCACCACAGACTCTGATACATCCCCCTGGTTCATTAGTATCGAACGTCGTGCCATCCATGCCACCAGGATATTATATGCAAGGTGGTCAgaattacataattcaaaatcCACAATCCGGGTATGTTCCCGCTCAAGCGTTTCAACCCCAAGGACCTCAAATGCTAACACCTCAACAGTTCGTAGGTCAGCCTGGCTACTTACCATACATGATGACAGCAGCGCAGCCCCAGCGTGGTTACATGACCAGCAATCCTCAACTTCTAAATCAAGGAATACCTCAAAACCCTTCGAATATGATGCCTTCTAACCAACCTATGTTAAATAGGCCTCCTCAGATTAGGTATCCACCGCTGAGGCAAACTCATCCGCACCCTAATGGCGCGGTAATTAGAAGCAACATGCCAATCAGAGGAAACTCTCCGCGAGCCGGTTTCCCTAGAGCAAAAATGATGCAACAGCAACGCGGTATGCCAGTGAAAACTCAGAAGTTACGAAAACAGAACGTTGTCGCAGAAAACCCCGGCCAGAAAACAACATCCTTGATCGTCCTCAGCGATAGTGACGATGAGATTGAAATGATTATCACCGAAAAAACGGGTCCTGAAGCGGATATGAACAGGACGAAAACGGTACCTCGGAGAAATCAAGTGCAGAAGAATCCAACCGTTACCTCAGATATGTCTGTCTCTAAACCAAAGAGTGCCATTCCTCCGCAAATAATGCAACGCATGAGTCAAGGGGGCATCTCGATTACGCCTGTAAAACCCGCGCAGCCGGTTCAAAACGCAAGCACACAGTTGGTAGTGGTTGTGAACGAAACTGGAAGCCATTATGCCTTAGCACTGCCTAACGGAAGCAAACTCATTCTCACCCCTGAACAAGTGGCCCAAATCAGAGCTTCGAATggtggaaaattgattttgtaa